The following are from one region of the Pseudodesulfovibrio piezophilus C1TLV30 genome:
- the lpxC gene encoding UDP-3-O-acyl-N-acetylglucosamine deacetylase codes for MLQTTIHKSVRCTGIGLHSGKQVELVLRPAAEDTGILFSLRNDSGSTFLTPAPSLVVETGLATVLGDGRETVATVEHLLASVSGMGIDNIHIEVTGKELPIMDGSAASFVYLLKQAGKRQLGKPRNVLAIKKPVDFEQDGKFIKARPHDGFCVNYTIEFAHPLIGTQQLEFDLTPENFVAEIAKARTFGFLKEVDYLHANGLALGGSLDNAIVLDEYGVLNAEGLRYKDEFVRHKLLDFVGDMAILGAPLQGAFEVFASGHAMNNAFLRHLDSNRSLYLEAKSLAAPSSSEDAVHEETLEPAFVTV; via the coding sequence ATGCTACAGACTACCATACATAAATCAGTACGTTGCACAGGGATCGGTTTGCACAGTGGCAAACAAGTAGAATTAGTCCTTCGCCCAGCTGCTGAAGATACTGGAATCCTCTTTTCACTTCGTAATGATTCCGGTTCTACCTTTCTGACACCTGCTCCCTCGTTGGTTGTTGAAACCGGGCTGGCCACTGTCTTGGGTGACGGGCGGGAAACGGTTGCGACCGTTGAACATCTTCTTGCATCTGTCAGTGGTATGGGGATTGATAATATTCATATTGAAGTCACTGGCAAAGAACTTCCTATTATGGATGGGAGTGCTGCTTCATTTGTTTACCTGCTGAAACAAGCTGGCAAGCGACAGTTGGGTAAGCCTCGAAATGTCTTGGCTATCAAGAAGCCTGTTGATTTTGAGCAGGATGGTAAGTTTATCAAAGCGCGGCCGCATGACGGCTTTTGTGTGAATTATACGATTGAGTTTGCTCATCCGCTTATTGGAACTCAACAATTGGAATTTGATCTGACTCCAGAAAATTTTGTTGCTGAGATTGCCAAGGCCAGGACTTTTGGTTTTCTCAAGGAAGTAGATTATCTCCATGCAAATGGACTGGCCTTGGGTGGCTCTCTGGACAATGCGATTGTTCTCGATGAATATGGTGTACTCAACGCCGAGGGCTTGCGTTACAAGGATGAGTTTGTAAGACATAAGCTACTTGATTTTGTTGGTGATATGGCAATTCTTGGCGCGCCTCTTCAAGGGGCTTTTGAGGTCTTTGCTTCAGGACATGCGATGAATAATGCCTTTTTGCGTCACCTGGATAGCAATAGGAGTCTGTATCTTGAAGCGAAATCACTTGCTGCTCCTTCTTCCTCTGAAGATGCAGTTCATGAAGAGACGTTAGAACCAGCATTTGTCACTGTTTAA
- a CDS encoding flagellar basal body-associated FliL family protein, giving the protein MVLLVPDDSEDLAEEVFGTSDDSGQPKAQLDDGEASKATQKVDLDLDDAPFLEDEEEEEDELAFSEEETPLLEEKKKSGFDFKSLLKNKMVLAFGGIILLLIVVIIILLFRSPEETESPPPPPPQVEEPVQQEIIPEEVVEETPEILIRLDPFLIEQRDKDNTIRFLEVRIVVSTLEDGLARQFKQETYTVRNALFYYLKNKDLQFLSDKNNSDKLKKELLAIINQYMGFGQFDTLLFEQYLVR; this is encoded by the coding sequence ATGGTCCTGCTAGTCCCGGATGACTCAGAAGATTTAGCTGAAGAAGTTTTTGGAACTTCTGATGATTCCGGGCAGCCAAAAGCGCAATTGGATGATGGAGAAGCAAGCAAAGCCACGCAAAAAGTCGATCTCGACTTGGACGATGCTCCCTTCCTGGAAGATGAAGAGGAAGAAGAGGATGAGTTAGCCTTCAGCGAAGAGGAAACTCCTCTTCTCGAAGAAAAAAAGAAAAGCGGATTTGATTTCAAATCCCTTTTGAAGAATAAAATGGTTCTCGCATTTGGTGGGATCATCCTCCTCCTAATAGTTGTAATAATAATCCTCCTTTTCCGTTCGCCAGAAGAAACAGAATCACCACCGCCCCCTCCCCCCCAAGTGGAAGAACCTGTTCAACAGGAAATCATCCCTGAAGAAGTTGTGGAAGAAACTCCAGAAATTCTCATTCGCCTTGATCCGTTTCTTATCGAACAAAGAGACAAAGACAATACGATACGTTTTCTTGAAGTAAGGATAGTCGTCAGCACATTGGAAGACGGATTGGCAAGGCAGTTTAAACAAGAGACATACACTGTCCGTAACGCACTGTTCTACTACTTGAAAAATAAGGATTTACAGTTCTTGTCCGATAAGAATAATAGCGATAAACTCAAGAAGGAACTTTTGGCCATCATCAACCAATACATGGGCTTTGGTCAGTTTGATACCCTTCTATTTGAACAATACCTCGTGAGGTAG